In Erigeron canadensis isolate Cc75 chromosome 1, C_canadensis_v1, whole genome shotgun sequence, a single window of DNA contains:
- the LOC122582717 gene encoding cell wall / vacuolar inhibitor of fructosidase 1-like produces the protein MKFFYYLIFLSLHILQSPYMVKGDKRLIESTCKATPSYNLCISTLLSNPKSTSGDISDLGLIMVGATKAKATQAIQQIKSLYRSRPELRHSLNECAQMYMAVVKADVPSAIQALDGGQPKYAEDGMADVAVESQACERSFSGRGQKSPLTRKNKDIENVSNVARAIIRMLL, from the coding sequence ATGAAGTTCTTTTACTATCTCATATTTCTTTCTCTTCATATCCTTCAATCTCCATATATGGTCAAGGGAGACAAAAGGCTAATAGAAAGTACATGCAAAGCTACTCCCTCGTATAATTTATGCATATCAACTCTCTTGTCAAACCCCAAGAGCACAAGTGGTGATATTAGTGACTTAGGACTTATCATGGTTGGTGCAACCAAGGCTAAAGCCACTCAAGCCATACAACAAATCAAGTCTCTTTATAGGTCCCGACCTGAACTGAGGCACTCGTTAAACGAGTGCGCTCAGATGTACATGGCCGTGGTGAAGGCAGATGTGCCTTCAGCCATTCAGGCCTTGGATGGTGGTCAACCAAAGTATGCCGAGGATGGAATGGCTGATGTCGCGGTAGAGTCTCAAGCTTGTGAACGGAGTTTTAGTGGCCGTGGTCAGAAATCGCCGTTAACTCGCAAGAATAAGGACATCGAAAATGTCTCTAATGTAGCTAGAGCTATTATTAGGATGTTACTATAA
- the LOC122586118 gene encoding cell wall / vacuolar inhibitor of fructosidase 1-like: MKFPSPFTILFVFVILQETLNLAMADQKFIEDTCKNTPDYDLCMSILLADPRSKDGDITALSLIGVAAIKNKGVQIMKNVEDLKKSQPELGDALDYCKKMYHAVVKVDVPLANQALRLGQPKFAEDGVADSAVESQACESTFGQHGQQSPMTDMNNSMNILANVVRALVRNLL; encoded by the coding sequence ATGAAATTCCCTTCTCCTTTCACCATcctttttgtgtttgtgataCTACAAGAAACACTAAATTTAGCTATGGCAGACCAAAAGTTTATAGAGGACACATGTAAGAACACACCGGACTATGATTTGTGCATGTCCATTCTATTAGCTGACCCTAGAAGCAAAGATGGAGATATAACCGCCCTATCGCTAATTGGAGTGGCTGCAATCAAAAACAAAGGTGTCCAAATCATGAAAAACGTCGAAGATCTTAAAAAATCTCAGCCCGAGCTAGGAGATGCGTTGGATTATTGTAAAAAGATGTACCATGCGGTTGTGAAAGTGGACGTGCCGTTAGCCAACCAGGCATTGAGACTCGGACAACCTAAGTTTGCTGAGGACGGAGTGGCGGATAGTGCTGTGGAGTCACAAGCATGTGAGTCTACTTTCGGTCAGCATGGTCAGCAGTCGCCAATGACGGATATGAACAACTCTATGAACATTTTGGCAAATGTTGTTAGGGCCTTAGTTCGAAACCTATTATAG